AACTTTTCCGCCGATATAAAGATGAACATAAAGCTCGCGCTCGCTGCGCGAGTAAATGTATTGTCCCAGCGATGCCAACAGGCGGGCGATGTTTGGCGGGCAGCACGAACAACGATGCCATTTCCAACGATGATGGTTACCGCGGCTCTCCAGCGGGTTCTCATAAAAAAAGCGCTCGCCGTTCAGCGACACGCCGCTGAGAACGCCATTGTAAAGCGCGCGCTCCATCACGTCGGCGTAACGGCTGTCCGCCTCGATTTGCAGCAGGCGATACGAGAGCAAAATCAATCCAATCGCGGCGCAGGTTTCGGCGTAGGCGGTGTCGTTGGGCAAATCATAATCCGTGGTGTAGCCTTCATTGGCTGCCGACGTGCCAATGCCGCCGGTGAGGTACATGCGTTTATGCACGACGTGGTGCCAAAGACGCTTGCAGGCAATGAGCAATTCATGATCATCATACTCCGTTGCAAGATCGGCCATGGCGGAATAAAGATACATGCCGCGCACGGCGTGTCCAACCGGAATCATCTGCTCGCGCACGGGAAGATGCGACTGCGTGTATTCATGCGTCTTCGCCCAATAATCGGCAGGATCTTCGCCGCGCTCGCGCGCTTCGAGATCGAAATAATGCGGCTGCCGCCCGCGCTCGTCGATGAAATATTTGGCCAGCTGCACATAGCGCTTCTCCCCGGTCGCGTGATAAAGCTTCACCAGCGCCAGCTCGATTTCCTCATGCCCGTCGTAACCGCGTTTCTGGCCGGGCGCAGCGCCGAAGACGCGGTCGATATGATCGGCGTAACGGCAAACGACGTCGAGAAATTTTTTTTTGCCGGTGGCGTGAAAATGCGCGACCGCGGCTTCGATTAAATGCCCGGCGCAATACAGCTCGTGCCAATCCCGCAAATTCTTCCAGCGCATCTCCGGACGAACGACAGTGAAATGCGTGTTGAGATAACCATCCGGCTGCTGCGCCTTGGCAATCGTGTCGATGAGATCGTCGAGCTGGACTGTCAATTTCGGATCGGGATGCGTCGCCAGGCTGTACGCCGCGGCTTCGATCCATTTGGCTACGTCCGAGTCCCAAAACACGTGCGGCTCGTTTGGCAGGCCGGGTTTCCAATTCAATTTCCACGCCTCGAGGCGGCCGGTTTCTTGACAGCGTTGGTAAACAATCGGAATCGTGACTTCGCGATTGATTTTGAGCTTAGGTGCCCAGAAGCCGTCGTCGATTTCGACCGACGGCAACGGCATCGGCATGAGTTTGTGCAAATTGGCTTGATTCACCAGAAATCTCCTTTTTTGTCGTTTTTGTCGTGAAAAAAATCTTGTTTTTACAGGTAAAATTTTTTATATTGTTAAGCTCGATTTTTACGGGGCATAGCGCAGTCCGGCTAGCGCACCTGGTTTGGGACCAGGGGGTCGCAGGTTCAAATCCTGCTGCCCCGACAACATAAAAATGGGGTGTTGGAGTAATGAAGTGTTGGATTATTCGGAAACCAATAATTTCATAGCTCGAGTACTCCAGTTCTGGAATGCTTTCGCGCCAGTAGCTCAAGTGGATAGAGCAGCAGCCTTCTAAGCTGCGGGCTGGGGGTTCGATTCCCTCCTGGCGCACCCAGGCTAAAAAAGATATAGACAAACAAGAGAAGATGATTCGACTTTTCTTTTTTATCAGTTTATCTTTTTTGCCTGCCATACGGTGGGTGTAGCTCAGTTGGTTAGAGCACCAGATTGTGGCTCTGGTGGCCGTGGGTTCAAATCCCATCACCCACCCCAGTTTAATTTTAAATTGAAAATTGCAAATTTTCAATTTAAAATTTTCAAGCGTGTCGCCGCAGTTCATTTGATCCGTCCCCATCGTCTAGAGGCCCAGGACACCGCCCTTTCACGGCGGTAACACGGGTTCGAATCCCGTTGGGGACGCCAAAGCCAGGGGCTGATTGCCGCT
Above is a genomic segment from candidate division KSB1 bacterium containing:
- a CDS encoding glycoside hydrolase family 127 protein, which translates into the protein MPMPLPSVEIDDGFWAPKLKINREVTIPIVYQRCQETGRLEAWKLNWKPGLPNEPHVFWDSDVAKWIEAAAYSLATHPDPKLTVQLDDLIDTIAKAQQPDGYLNTHFTVVRPEMRWKNLRDWHELYCAGHLIEAAVAHFHATGKKKFLDVVCRYADHIDRVFGAAPGQKRGYDGHEEIELALVKLYHATGEKRYVQLAKYFIDERGRQPHYFDLEARERGEDPADYWAKTHEYTQSHLPVREQMIPVGHAVRGMYLYSAMADLATEYDDHELLIACKRLWHHVVHKRMYLTGGIGTSAANEGYTTDYDLPNDTAYAETCAAIGLILLSYRLLQIEADSRYADVMERALYNGVLSGVSLNGERFFYENPLESRGNHHRWKWHRCSCCPPNIARLLASLGQYIYSRSERELYVHLYIGGKVESDFNGKRVMLIQKTDYPWEGKILFEIESEQQHDFTLALRLPGWCRNAAIKVNGEEVSTLNMRQNGYAKIKRAWQSGDRVELQLPMPVERVQAHPQVRANCGRVALQRGPLVYCLEEIDNGKNLPDLILPGDEKLAVKFEADLLGGISVITGTAKRRRLDEWHDQLYRTDASAIENIFFRAIPYFAWDNRAPGEMLVWVREE